A region from the Agrobacterium cucumeris genome encodes:
- a CDS encoding NAD(P)/FAD-dependent oxidoreductase, translated as MYNDPRSHGLWEKTAPQPPVTPALQGSAVADVVIVGGGFTGQSAALHLAERGVDVVLLEAKEIGFGGAGRNVGLINGGMWVMPRELPGVLGEVYGERLLGLLGDAPLLVRTLVEKHEIPCEIEKNGTLHCAVGEKGLTEIRERCEQWAARGAPVRVLDADETARRTGSTAYSGSLLDTRAGTIQPLAYVRGLAAAAQNAGARLHTTTPVVATERSGGQWVVKTQQGSVTANWIVVATEAYSTGPWQIVRDEQTYLPYFNFATKPLGDNLKKSILPGREGCWDTKEILSSFRMDNAGRLVFGSVGALRGTGAAIHRAWAKRSLKRLFPQLGDTEFECEWYGQIGMTDNAVPRLHKFADNVVGFSGYNGRGIAPGTAFGKVIAQHILGDITESDLPLPITEPKAQAFRAVKEAYYEAGAQIAHFAGERF; from the coding sequence ATGTACAACGACCCCCGCTCGCACGGCCTCTGGGAAAAGACCGCGCCGCAGCCGCCCGTAACGCCCGCCTTGCAGGGCTCGGCGGTTGCCGATGTCGTCATTGTCGGTGGCGGTTTCACCGGGCAATCCGCCGCCCTGCATCTTGCTGAAAGAGGCGTGGACGTCGTCCTTCTCGAGGCTAAGGAAATCGGCTTCGGCGGCGCAGGCCGTAATGTCGGCCTCATCAATGGCGGCATGTGGGTCATGCCCAGGGAATTGCCGGGTGTACTGGGCGAGGTTTATGGGGAACGTCTTCTCGGCCTTCTGGGCGACGCGCCGCTGCTCGTCCGCACACTGGTGGAAAAACACGAGATTCCCTGCGAGATCGAAAAAAACGGCACCTTACATTGCGCCGTCGGCGAGAAGGGCCTCACCGAAATTCGCGAGCGTTGTGAACAATGGGCTGCGAGGGGCGCGCCCGTGCGTGTTCTCGATGCCGATGAAACGGCAAGGCGCACCGGCAGCACGGCTTATTCCGGCTCTCTTCTGGACACCCGCGCCGGCACGATCCAGCCGCTTGCCTATGTTCGTGGTCTCGCCGCCGCAGCACAAAATGCAGGCGCGAGGCTGCACACCACAACCCCCGTAGTGGCGACCGAACGCAGCGGTGGACAATGGGTGGTGAAGACGCAGCAGGGATCGGTAACCGCCAACTGGATCGTTGTGGCCACCGAAGCCTATAGCACCGGCCCGTGGCAGATTGTCCGTGACGAACAGACCTACCTGCCCTATTTCAACTTCGCCACGAAGCCGCTCGGCGACAACCTTAAAAAAAGCATTTTACCGGGCCGTGAGGGCTGTTGGGATACGAAGGAAATCCTCTCATCCTTCCGCATGGACAACGCCGGCCGACTGGTGTTCGGCAGTGTCGGCGCCCTGCGTGGCACCGGCGCCGCCATTCACCGGGCCTGGGCGAAACGCTCACTGAAGCGGCTCTTCCCGCAGCTCGGGGATACGGAATTCGAATGTGAATGGTATGGCCAGATCGGCATGACCGACAATGCCGTGCCGCGCCTTCACAAATTCGCAGACAATGTCGTCGGCTTTTCAGGCTATAATGGCCGCGGTATCGCGCCCGGCACCGCCTTCGGTAAGGTAATTGCACAGCATATTCTGGGTGACATAACCGAAAGCGACCTGCCCCTGCCGATAACGGAACCCAAGGCACAGGCTTTCCGTGCGGTGAAGGAAGCTTACTACGAAGCGGGCGCACAGATCGCCCATTTCGCCGGCGAACGTTTCTGA
- the thiS gene encoding sulfur carrier protein ThiS: MKLLVNGDELDLAAETLAGLLASLEYEGEWLATAVNGDLVHSEERADYLLKAFDRVEILSPMQGG, translated from the coding sequence ATGAAACTTCTGGTGAATGGCGACGAGCTTGATCTTGCCGCCGAGACGCTGGCCGGCCTGCTTGCCAGCCTCGAATATGAGGGCGAGTGGCTGGCGACGGCGGTCAATGGCGATCTGGTGCATTCGGAAGAGCGCGCCGATTATTTGCTGAAAGCTTTCGACCGCGTCGAAATCCTTTCGCCGATGCAGGGAGGTTGA
- a CDS encoding thiazole synthase, whose protein sequence is MLTLYGREVSSRLLLGTARYPSPAVLADAVRASNADILTISLRREMAGGKQGGQFFELIRELERHILPNTAGCHTVKEAVLTAKMAREVFRTNWIKLEVIGHHDTLQPDVFALVEAAKILCDEGFEVFPYTTDDVVVGEKLLEAGCRVLMPWCAPIGSAMGPLNLTALKSMRARFPDVPLIVDAGIGRPSHAVTVMELGYDAVLLNTAVAGAREPVGMAEAFARAIEAGHLAFLSGPLEPRDMAVPSTPVIGTAVFS, encoded by the coding sequence ATGCTGACGCTTTATGGCCGCGAGGTCTCGTCCCGTCTTCTGCTCGGTACGGCGCGTTATCCGTCTCCCGCCGTGCTTGCCGATGCGGTGCGGGCCAGCAATGCGGATATTCTGACGATTTCGCTGCGTCGGGAAATGGCGGGCGGCAAGCAAGGCGGTCAGTTTTTCGAGCTGATCCGCGAACTGGAACGCCATATCCTGCCCAATACCGCCGGTTGCCACACCGTGAAGGAAGCGGTGCTGACGGCGAAGATGGCGCGTGAGGTGTTTCGCACCAACTGGATCAAGCTGGAAGTCATCGGTCATCACGATACCTTGCAGCCGGATGTCTTTGCGCTGGTGGAGGCGGCAAAAATCCTCTGTGACGAGGGTTTTGAGGTCTTTCCCTATACGACTGATGATGTTGTCGTGGGCGAAAAGCTGCTGGAGGCCGGCTGCAGGGTGCTGATGCCCTGGTGCGCGCCGATCGGCAGCGCCATGGGACCGCTTAACTTGACGGCACTGAAATCGATGCGGGCGCGGTTTCCCGATGTGCCGCTGATCGTCGATGCCGGTATTGGCCGGCCGTCACATGCGGTGACGGTGATGGAGCTTGGCTATGACGCCGTTTTGCTCAATACGGCGGTTGCCGGGGCACGTGAACCGGTCGGTATGGCGGAGGCTTTTGCCCGTGCGATAGAGGCTGGCCACTTGGCATTTCTGTCCGGGCCGCTGGAACCACGGGATATGGCCGTTCCCTCGACACCTGTTATCGGGACAGCGGTTTTCTCCTGA
- the modC gene encoding molybdenum ABC transporter ATP-binding protein produces the protein MTLSVSTHHRLGSFELDASFASEGGVTALFGRSGSGKTSMIRIIAGLLRPDEGKVSLDGEVLADSGNRLFLPAHRRRFGYVFQEARLFPHLSVAQNLNYGRWFTPDKTKVAHDDRIVDMLGIGHLLQRRPNKLSGGEKQRVAIGRALLSSPRLLLMDEPLASLDEQRKAEIIPYLERLRDETKIPIVYVSHSIQEVARLADRIVVMKDGKVEAQGNAADVLGRPDFSSHLERREAGSILSGHIESFDARHGLAAVRLSTALLQVPAKMGAPGNPARVLIPARDVMLALVKPEGLSALNILEGHIADISVSEDGMVTVQVDCGGDIIQSRITDLSRERLQLEPGKPIHAIIKSAALDPY, from the coding sequence ATGACGCTTTCGGTCTCAACTCACCACCGCCTCGGCTCCTTCGAACTTGACGCGTCATTTGCCTCCGAAGGCGGCGTGACCGCACTCTTCGGGCGCTCCGGCTCCGGCAAGACATCGATGATCCGCATCATTGCCGGCCTGCTGCGGCCAGATGAAGGAAAAGTCTCGCTCGACGGCGAAGTACTGGCCGATAGCGGAAACCGGCTGTTCCTGCCGGCCCACAGACGCCGTTTTGGTTATGTCTTTCAGGAAGCGCGGCTCTTCCCGCATCTCAGCGTGGCGCAGAACCTGAATTATGGCAGATGGTTCACCCCAGACAAAACGAAGGTCGCACACGATGACCGTATCGTCGACATGCTCGGCATCGGCCATCTCTTGCAGCGCCGTCCGAACAAACTCTCAGGCGGCGAAAAACAGCGTGTTGCCATCGGCCGCGCCTTGCTTTCTTCCCCCAGACTATTGCTGATGGACGAACCGCTCGCCTCGCTGGACGAACAGCGCAAGGCCGAGATCATTCCCTACCTCGAACGGCTGCGCGACGAGACGAAAATTCCGATCGTCTATGTCAGCCATTCCATCCAGGAAGTCGCCCGCCTTGCCGACCGCATCGTGGTGATGAAAGACGGCAAGGTGGAGGCGCAGGGAAATGCGGCCGATGTGCTGGGGAGACCCGATTTCAGCAGCCATCTGGAGCGGCGGGAAGCGGGCAGCATCCTGTCAGGGCACATCGAAAGCTTCGATGCACGGCACGGGCTTGCTGCCGTAAGGCTCAGCACAGCACTGCTTCAGGTTCCGGCAAAAATGGGAGCACCCGGCAACCCTGCACGGGTGCTGATACCGGCTCGCGATGTCATGCTGGCTTTGGTGAAACCCGAAGGCCTCAGCGCGCTCAACATTCTCGAAGGCCATATCGCAGATATCTCGGTCAGCGAGGACGGTATGGTGACGGTTCAGGTGGATTGCGGTGGCGATATCATCCAGTCGCGCATCACCGACCTCTCGCGAGAACGCCTGCAACTGGAGCCCGGCAAACCGATACATGCGATCATAAAATCGGCGGCTCTCGATCCCTATTGA
- the modA gene encoding molybdate ABC transporter substrate-binding protein produces MRLLRRSFFKTIAAATSFWVAASFVGVPAHAAEKVTVFAAASMKNALDAINAEWAKESGNEATVSYAASSALAKQIEQGAPADIFISADLAWMDYVAEKKLINADSRSNLLGNRIVLVAPADKAKPVDIKQGFDLAALVGEGRLAMGAVDSVPAGKYGKAALEKLGAWSSVEKKVAGAESVRAALLLVSRGEAPYGIVYQTDAAADPGVTIVGTFPEDSHPPIIYPVAILSEAKSPAAKAYLDFLKSAKATPFFEKQGFTVLK; encoded by the coding sequence ATGAGACTTTTGCGTCGCAGCTTCTTCAAAACCATTGCCGCCGCCACCTCCTTCTGGGTGGCAGCTTCCTTTGTGGGTGTTCCGGCCCATGCCGCCGAAAAAGTTACGGTCTTTGCTGCCGCGAGCATGAAAAACGCGCTCGACGCCATCAATGCCGAATGGGCAAAGGAAAGCGGCAACGAAGCGACCGTTTCTTATGCCGCAAGCTCCGCGCTCGCCAAGCAGATCGAGCAGGGCGCGCCGGCGGATATCTTCATTTCCGCTGACCTTGCATGGATGGACTATGTCGCCGAAAAGAAGCTGATCAACGCTGACAGCCGCTCCAATCTTCTCGGTAACCGCATCGTTCTCGTCGCTCCCGCAGACAAGGCAAAGCCGGTCGATATCAAGCAGGGCTTCGATCTTGCTGCTCTCGTGGGTGAAGGCCGTCTGGCCATGGGCGCGGTCGATTCCGTTCCCGCCGGCAAATACGGCAAGGCCGCTCTGGAAAAGCTCGGCGCCTGGTCTTCGGTTGAAAAGAAAGTCGCCGGCGCTGAAAGTGTGCGTGCCGCCCTGCTGCTCGTCTCGCGCGGTGAAGCACCCTACGGTATCGTTTACCAGACCGACGCAGCCGCTGATCCGGGCGTAACGATTGTCGGCACCTTCCCGGAAGACAGCCACCCGCCGATCATCTACCCGGTCGCCATTCTCTCAGAAGCAAAGTCCCCGGCAGCAAAGGCCTATCTGGACTTCCTGAAGTCGGCCAAGGCAACGCCCTTCTTCGAAAAGCAAGGCTTTACCGTTTTGAAATAA
- the thiC gene encoding phosphomethylpyrimidine synthase ThiC, translated as MNIAAKNIPLSVTTGPHAASTKIHKPGILHPHIRVPMREIAVHPTAGEPPVTVYDSSGPYTDPTHPVLIEKGLPRLRHDWVVARGDVEAYEGRHVKPEDNGFATGERLTPEFSVRHQPLRATAGKAVTQLAYARAGIITPEMEFIAIRENLGREAAKEKLVRDGESFGAHIPDYVTAEFVRQEVASGRAIIPANINHSELEPMIIGRNFLVKINANIGNSAVTSSMAEEVEKMVWAIRWGADTVMDLSTGRNIHNIREWIIRNSPVPIGTVPLYQALEKVNGIAEDLNWEVFRDTLIEQAEQGVDYFTIHAGVRLHYIPLTVNRVTGIVSRGGSIMAKWCLHHHRESFLYEHFDEICDICRAYDVSFSLGDGLRPGSIADANDAAQFAELETLGELTQIAWAKDCQVMIEGPGHVPMHKIKENMDKQLKTCGEAPFYTLGPLTTDIAPGYDHITSGIGAAMIGWFGTAMLCYVTPKEHLGLPDRNDVKVGVITYKIAAHAADLAKGHPAAQVRDDALSRARFEFRWEDQFNLSLDPDTARSFHDETLPKEAHKVAHFCSMCGPKFCSMRISHDIRAEAQKEGLEAMAARFKEGGELYMPLPTPANAE; from the coding sequence ATGAATATCGCTGCCAAGAATATCCCGCTGTCGGTCACCACCGGGCCGCATGCGGCCTCCACGAAAATCCACAAGCCAGGAATTTTACATCCGCATATCCGCGTGCCGATGCGCGAGATCGCCGTCCACCCGACGGCAGGCGAACCGCCGGTAACGGTTTATGATTCCTCCGGTCCCTATACCGATCCCACGCATCCCGTTCTGATTGAAAAAGGTCTGCCGCGACTGCGTCATGACTGGGTCGTGGCACGTGGTGATGTCGAGGCTTACGAGGGTCGGCACGTCAAGCCGGAGGATAACGGCTTTGCCACCGGCGAGCGCCTGACGCCGGAATTTTCCGTGCGCCACCAGCCACTCAGGGCGACTGCCGGCAAAGCGGTGACACAGCTTGCCTATGCGCGAGCCGGCATCATCACCCCGGAAATGGAATTCATCGCCATCCGCGAAAATCTCGGGCGCGAGGCGGCCAAGGAGAAGCTGGTGCGCGACGGAGAAAGCTTTGGCGCGCATATCCCTGACTACGTGACGGCCGAATTCGTTCGGCAGGAAGTGGCGTCGGGTCGGGCCATCATTCCTGCCAATATCAATCATTCGGAACTTGAACCGATGATCATCGGCCGCAATTTTCTGGTGAAGATCAACGCCAATATCGGCAATTCTGCCGTCACTTCCTCCATGGCGGAAGAGGTGGAGAAGATGGTCTGGGCGATCCGCTGGGGCGCGGATACCGTCATGGACCTTTCGACCGGGCGCAACATCCACAATATCCGCGAATGGATCATCCGTAATTCGCCGGTGCCGATCGGCACAGTGCCGCTTTATCAGGCGCTGGAGAAGGTCAATGGTATTGCCGAGGACCTGAATTGGGAGGTGTTTCGCGACACCCTGATCGAGCAGGCGGAGCAGGGGGTGGATTATTTCACCATCCATGCCGGCGTGCGGCTGCATTACATTCCGCTCACCGTCAACCGCGTTACCGGCATCGTCTCGCGCGGTGGGTCGATCATGGCCAAGTGGTGTCTGCATCATCATCGCGAGAGCTTTCTTTATGAGCATTTCGACGAGATTTGTGACATTTGCCGCGCCTATGACGTTTCCTTCTCGCTGGGCGATGGTCTGCGTCCCGGCTCGATCGCCGACGCCAACGACGCGGCTCAGTTCGCCGAGCTGGAGACGTTGGGCGAGCTGACGCAGATCGCCTGGGCGAAGGACTGCCAGGTGATGATCGAAGGCCCCGGCCATGTGCCGATGCACAAGATCAAGGAAAACATGGACAAGCAGCTGAAGACCTGCGGCGAGGCGCCCTTCTATACGCTTGGACCGCTGACGACCGATATTGCACCCGGTTACGACCACATTACGTCAGGCATCGGTGCGGCGATGATCGGCTGGTTCGGCACCGCGATGCTCTGCTACGTCACGCCCAAGGAACATCTCGGCCTGCCTGACCGTAACGACGTGAAGGTCGGTGTCATCACCTACAAGATCGCTGCCCATGCCGCCGACCTTGCCAAGGGCCATCCGGCGGCACAGGTGCGGGATGATGCGCTTTCGCGCGCAAGGTTCGAATTCCGCTGGGAAGATCAGTTCAACCTGTCGCTCGACCCGGATACGGCGCGGTCTTTCCATGATGAGACCCTGCCGAAGGAGGCGCACAAGGTCGCGCATTTCTGCTCCATGTGCGGGCCGAAATTCTGCTCAATGCGGATTTCCCATGATATCCGCGCCGAGGCGCAGAAGGAGGGGCTGGAGGCCATGGCCGCCCGCTTCAAGGAAGGCGGCGAGCTTTATATGCCGCTGCCGACGCCTGCAAATGCCGAATAA
- a CDS encoding P1 family peptidase: MATRNNLLTDIDGVSVGNVTDLSLGSGVTAIVFEKPAIASGSVLGGAPGGRDTGLLDPAMTVETVDALVLSGGSAFGLDAAGGVQAGLREIGRGLQVGSTRVPIVPQAILMDLLNGGDKEWGLHSPYREMGYAAFKAAGRAAFELGTVGAGTGATTATFKGGLGSASAISSGGYKVAAIVAVNALGSATVGTSRHFWSAPFEMQGEFGDCGFPERFEPDHTALRLKGVNLTATTIGAVVTDATLTKAQAHRLSIMAHDGLARAVLPAHLPSDGDTMFAAATGDKPLEGGVHFAELCYLATIVMARAVARGVHAATALPVAGAQKAYRDLHGQGR, from the coding sequence ATGGCGACACGCAACAATCTTCTCACGGATATCGACGGCGTTTCGGTCGGCAATGTCACCGATCTCTCCCTCGGCTCCGGCGTCACGGCGATTGTTTTCGAAAAGCCCGCCATTGCCTCCGGCTCGGTTCTCGGCGGTGCGCCCGGCGGGCGCGATACTGGCCTTTTGGACCCGGCGATGACGGTGGAAACCGTGGATGCACTGGTACTTTCCGGCGGTTCGGCCTTCGGGCTGGATGCGGCGGGCGGGGTTCAGGCCGGGTTGCGTGAGATCGGTCGTGGGTTGCAGGTAGGTTCCACCCGCGTGCCTATCGTGCCGCAGGCGATCCTGATGGATCTGCTGAACGGCGGCGACAAGGAGTGGGGCCTGCATTCGCCTTATCGCGAGATGGGATATGCGGCCTTCAAGGCGGCAGGCCGCGCGGCGTTTGAACTCGGAACGGTTGGCGCAGGAACGGGCGCGACGACAGCCACCTTCAAGGGTGGCCTCGGTTCGGCCAGCGCCATCAGTTCCGGCGGCTATAAGGTGGCGGCCATCGTCGCGGTCAATGCGCTGGGTTCCGCGACTGTTGGCACAAGCCGTCATTTCTGGTCCGCGCCGTTTGAAATGCAGGGCGAATTCGGCGATTGCGGTTTTCCGGAACGTTTCGAACCTGACCATACCGCGCTGCGGCTCAAGGGGGTCAATCTCACCGCGACGACCATCGGCGCTGTCGTGACCGATGCGACACTTACAAAGGCGCAGGCGCATCGCCTCTCCATCATGGCGCATGACGGGCTGGCGCGTGCGGTTCTGCCTGCCCATTTGCCGAGCGACGGCGACACCATGTTCGCGGCTGCGACCGGCGACAAACCGCTTGAAGGCGGCGTTCATTTTGCCGAACTCTGCTATCTCGCCACAATCGTGATGGCGCGGGCGGTGGCGCGCGGTGTCCATGCGGCGACGGCGCTGCCGGTGGCGGGCGCACAAAAGGCCTATCGCGATCTTCATGGGCAGGGCCGTTAA
- a CDS encoding winged helix-turn-helix domain-containing protein, with product MNETRVPLKPVLRIDFPPGERLGHGKIELMELITETGSISAAGRAMDMSYRRAWLLVDALNHMFMQPVIESQRGGKQGGGAALTAFGTELLERYRGMERRMTEVLRQDIEWLEANRNPDDAVNRDREPPIL from the coding sequence ATGAACGAAACGAGAGTACCGCTGAAACCCGTCCTTCGCATTGACTTCCCCCCTGGGGAGCGCCTGGGCCACGGAAAGATCGAGTTGATGGAGTTGATCACCGAGACAGGCTCGATCTCGGCCGCCGGGCGGGCAATGGATATGTCCTATCGCCGCGCATGGCTGCTGGTCGATGCGCTGAACCATATGTTCATGCAGCCGGTGATCGAATCCCAGCGCGGCGGCAAGCAGGGTGGCGGCGCGGCGCTGACTGCCTTCGGCACAGAATTGCTTGAGCGCTATCGCGGCATGGAAAGGCGGATGACCGAGGTCTTGCGTCAGGATATCGAGTGGCTGGAGGCCAACCGCAATCCCGATGATGCCGTCAATAGGGATCGAGAGCCGCCGATTTTATGA
- a CDS encoding acyl carrier protein, with protein MNATIREILAKFGQLPTPVDTIADEADLYAAGLSSFASVQLMLGIEEAFDIEFPDNLLNRKSFASIKAIEDTVKLILDGKEAA; from the coding sequence ATGAATGCGACTATTCGTGAAATACTGGCAAAATTCGGCCAGCTTCCCACCCCCGTCGATACGATTGCAGATGAAGCAGATCTTTATGCGGCAGGCCTTTCTTCCTTTGCATCGGTGCAACTGATGCTGGGTATCGAAGAAGCATTCGATATCGAGTTTCCCGACAATCTGCTGAACCGCAAGTCTTTCGCCAGCATCAAGGCCATTGAAGACACCGTTAAGCTCATCCTGGATGGTAAAGAGGCTGCCTGA
- the thiO gene encoding glycine oxidase ThiO, which yields MRVLVKGTGVAGLTAAFELARSGVAVEVSERNSEPSRGASFYAGGMLAPWCERESAQEAVLTLGKVAPDWWDEAAPGLVVRNGTLVVAPARDMAELSRFASRTSGYRWVDEGEIAALEPDLAGRFRSGLYFPGEGHLDPRLALKSLHERLCAMGVPFHMGVSVDEQRFARVVDCTGSAAVGTIFSLRGVRGEMLYLRTPEISLSRPVRLLHPRIPLYIVPREPGRFMVGATMIETEDAGAISARSMMEFLNAAYAVHPAFAEAEIIETGTGVRPAYPDNLPDVTEDGRTVFINGAYRHGFLLSPAMAQHAAGIVCQTLIQKEQDHETSGEWRRA from the coding sequence ATGCGCGTTCTTGTCAAGGGAACGGGGGTCGCCGGATTGACGGCGGCCTTCGAGCTGGCGCGGAGCGGTGTTGCTGTCGAGGTGTCGGAGCGCAATTCCGAGCCTTCTCGTGGGGCGTCGTTCTATGCGGGCGGCATGCTGGCGCCTTGGTGCGAGCGTGAAAGTGCTCAAGAGGCGGTTCTGACGCTCGGTAAGGTGGCGCCTGACTGGTGGGACGAAGCGGCTCCCGGCCTTGTAGTCCGTAACGGCACGCTGGTGGTCGCGCCTGCCCGCGACATGGCGGAGCTGTCTCGTTTCGCATCGCGGACCAGTGGCTATCGCTGGGTGGATGAGGGCGAAATCGCCGCTCTGGAGCCTGATCTTGCCGGCCGATTCCGATCCGGACTTTACTTCCCGGGCGAGGGACATCTCGATCCGCGCCTTGCTTTGAAATCGCTGCATGAGCGGCTTTGCGCCATGGGTGTGCCGTTTCATATGGGCGTTTCGGTGGATGAACAGCGGTTCGCCCGGGTGGTGGATTGCACCGGGTCTGCGGCGGTAGGAACGATTTTCAGCCTTCGCGGTGTGCGGGGAGAGATGCTTTATCTCCGCACGCCAGAGATCTCCCTCTCCCGTCCCGTCCGGCTGCTGCATCCGCGCATTCCGCTTTACATCGTGCCGCGTGAGCCCGGCCGTTTCATGGTGGGTGCGACGATGATCGAGACGGAGGATGCCGGAGCGATTTCCGCCCGCTCGATGATGGAATTCCTCAATGCCGCCTATGCCGTGCATCCGGCCTTTGCGGAGGCGGAAATCATCGAGACCGGCACGGGCGTGCGCCCCGCCTATCCCGACAATCTGCCTGATGTGACCGAGGACGGGCGAACCGTCTTCATCAACGGCGCTTACCGGCATGGCTTTCTGCTCTCGCCGGCGATGGCGCAGCATGCGGCCGGGATCGTCTGCCAAACTCTTATTCAAAAGGAACAGGATCATGAAACTTCTGGTGAATGGCGACGAGCTTGA
- a CDS encoding acyl-CoA dehydrogenase family protein, producing MNVTVAPQDETLSARAGRVATIAAKHADEVDVTGRFPQEAVDALRQERLLGIQVPSALGGEGASLQQIADICARIGQACSAAAMIFAMHHIKLSSLVEHGEASAWHAGFMRRIAGEQLLLGSATTEGGIGGNLRNSICAIEVDGDSCRLEKDATVISYGSNADAILITSRAHKDAAPADQVMTVFLKNQYTLEKTHIWDTLGMRGTCSDGFLFRGEAPAAQIFPKPFAEIAAQSMLASSHLLWSAVWYGIASDAVLRAQSFVRAAARKSPGTAPPGAIRLAEVSTKLQVVKSNIIAGIKAYEDTKSDAEKLMSMAFAVAMNNVKICSSETILEIIDHAMLVCGIMGYKNGTPYSLGRHLRDAHSARLMISNDRILGNSANLLLVHKQDTSLLG from the coding sequence ATGAACGTGACCGTAGCGCCGCAGGATGAAACGCTGTCCGCGCGCGCGGGCCGTGTCGCGACCATTGCCGCCAAACATGCGGATGAGGTGGATGTCACCGGCCGCTTCCCGCAGGAAGCTGTCGATGCGCTGCGGCAGGAACGCCTGCTGGGCATCCAGGTCCCCTCCGCCCTCGGCGGTGAAGGCGCATCCCTGCAGCAAATCGCCGATATCTGCGCGCGGATCGGCCAGGCCTGTTCGGCAGCTGCGATGATTTTCGCCATGCATCACATCAAGCTGTCCAGCCTGGTGGAACACGGCGAGGCAAGCGCATGGCATGCGGGCTTCATGCGCCGCATCGCCGGCGAACAGCTTCTGCTCGGCTCCGCCACCACCGAAGGCGGCATTGGCGGCAATCTACGCAATTCCATCTGCGCGATCGAGGTGGATGGCGATAGCTGCCGGCTGGAAAAGGATGCCACCGTCATTTCCTATGGCAGTAATGCCGATGCGATCCTCATCACCTCGCGCGCCCATAAGGACGCCGCGCCTGCCGATCAGGTGATGACGGTTTTCCTGAAAAACCAGTACACGCTCGAAAAGACCCATATCTGGGATACGCTCGGCATGCGCGGCACCTGTTCGGACGGCTTCCTGTTCCGCGGCGAAGCGCCGGCGGCGCAGATTTTCCCGAAGCCCTTCGCGGAAATCGCTGCACAATCCATGCTTGCAAGCTCGCATCTCCTGTGGAGCGCCGTATGGTATGGCATCGCCTCCGACGCGGTGCTGCGCGCGCAATCCTTCGTCAGAGCCGCGGCCCGCAAATCGCCCGGCACCGCCCCTCCCGGCGCGATACGGCTTGCCGAGGTCTCCACCAAGCTGCAGGTGGTGAAATCCAATATCATTGCCGGCATCAAGGCTTATGAGGACACCAAGAGCGATGCCGAAAAGCTGATGTCCATGGCTTTTGCTGTCGCCATGAACAATGTGAAGATCTGCTCTTCGGAAACCATTCTCGAGATCATCGACCACGCCATGCTGGTCTGCGGCATCATGGGCTACAAGAACGGCACGCCCTACAGCCTCGGCCGGCATCTGCGCGACGCGCATTCCGCCCGCCTGATGATTTCCAACGACCGTATTCTCGGCAATTCCGCCAATCTCCTGCTGGTTCACAAGCAGGACACCAGCCTCTTGGGATAA
- the modB gene encoding molybdate ABC transporter permease subunit: MALHWWTLSPEEWTAIRLSLWVSSIAMLASLPFGIAVAVALARGRFWGKSLLNGIVHLPLILPPVVTGFLLLVLFGRRGAIGQFLDTYFGIVFSFRWTGAALACAVMAFPLMVRSIRLSIEAVDRKLEEAAGTLGASPFWVFLTVTLPLTLPGIIAGMILAFAKAMGEFGATITFVSNIPGETQTLSAAIYTFTQVPGGDAGALRLTIVSVVISMLALLVSEFLARIIGKRVSME; encoded by the coding sequence ATGGCATTGCATTGGTGGACACTCAGCCCTGAAGAATGGACGGCGATCAGGCTCAGCCTGTGGGTTTCCTCCATCGCCATGCTTGCCAGCCTGCCTTTTGGCATTGCGGTGGCCGTGGCGCTCGCCCGCGGCCGCTTCTGGGGCAAATCGCTGCTGAACGGCATCGTCCATTTGCCGCTCATTCTGCCACCCGTCGTCACCGGTTTCCTGCTGCTCGTTCTCTTCGGCCGCAGGGGTGCCATCGGGCAATTTCTCGATACTTATTTCGGCATCGTCTTTTCCTTCCGCTGGACCGGTGCAGCGCTCGCCTGCGCCGTCATGGCCTTCCCGCTGATGGTGCGCTCCATCCGCCTCTCCATCGAGGCGGTGGACCGCAAGCTGGAAGAAGCAGCGGGTACCCTGGGGGCAAGCCCGTTCTGGGTGTTCCTCACCGTCACGCTCCCCCTGACACTCCCCGGCATCATCGCCGGCATGATCCTTGCTTTTGCCAAGGCCATGGGCGAATTCGGCGCGACCATTACCTTCGTTTCAAACATTCCGGGCGAGACCCAGACGCTGTCCGCCGCCATCTACACCTTCACGCAGGTGCCCGGCGGCGATGCCGGTGCTTTGCGACTGACCATCGTTTCCGTCGTGATTTCCATGCTCGCCTTGCTCGTCTCGGAGTTTCTGGCCCGTATCATTGGCAAACGGGTGAGCATGGAATGA